In one Ornithinimicrobium pratense genomic region, the following are encoded:
- a CDS encoding copper resistance CopC family protein, producing the protein MVRLVKPFLISLLASLVLLAPGGAAMAHDELLSSDPEDGATVQKAPEELVLTFSGQIAQVGAQLQITDDAGTDVADGDPVVQGTDLTQPLTDIGSGDYEVVWRVTSSDGHPISGAFGFTVEAEPTEGETATDDATEQVTDGATEDAATQEATTEEATTGEATTEDSTDEVTEEATPQAADATADTTDDEGGMPAWVWLVIGVAVLALVALLARTWSRGRS; encoded by the coding sequence ATGGTCCGCCTGGTGAAGCCCTTCCTGATCAGTCTCCTCGCCTCCCTGGTGCTGCTAGCCCCCGGAGGCGCGGCCATGGCCCACGACGAGCTGCTCTCCAGCGACCCCGAGGACGGGGCCACCGTCCAGAAGGCACCCGAGGAGCTGGTCCTGACCTTCAGCGGCCAGATCGCCCAGGTGGGTGCGCAGCTGCAGATCACCGACGACGCGGGCACCGACGTCGCGGACGGCGACCCGGTGGTCCAGGGCACCGACCTGACCCAGCCACTGACCGACATTGGCTCCGGTGACTACGAGGTGGTCTGGCGGGTCACCAGCTCCGACGGTCACCCGATCTCCGGCGCCTTCGGTTTCACTGTCGAGGCCGAGCCGACCGAGGGGGAGACGGCGACCGACGACGCGACCGAGCAGGTCACGGACGGGGCCACTGAGGACGCAGCCACTCAGGAGGCCACCACGGAGGAGGCCACCACGGGGGAGGCCACCACGGAGGACTCCACGGACGAGGTCACCGAGGAGGCGACCCCGCAGGCCGCCGATGCCACCGCCGACACCACCGACGACGAGGGCGGGATGCCCGCCTGGGTCTGGCTCGTGATCGGCGTCGCCGTGCTGGCCCTGGTGGCGCTGCTGGCCCGCACATGGAGCCGCGGCCGCAGCTGA
- a CDS encoding DsbA family oxidoreductase, whose translation MRIDIWSDIACPWCYIGKRRLESAVEGFAHRDDVEVVWHSFELDPGAPVPPTEKTSVHLARKYGGGPGQIAEMTRRVAETAQAQGLDYRLDDTMHVATRDAHRLLHLALESGGAAQQGALKERLLEDYFVRALDVSDHAVLRAAATEVGLAEAEVDRVLTTQAYHREVSADIEQARAYGANGVPFFVVDGRYGISGAQPIEVFAGALQQAWAESHPQLTTIAGGADAEACGPDGCEVPQRP comes from the coding sequence ATGCGCATCGACATCTGGTCCGACATCGCCTGCCCCTGGTGCTATATCGGCAAGCGCCGCCTGGAGAGCGCAGTCGAGGGTTTTGCGCACCGGGACGACGTGGAGGTCGTCTGGCACAGCTTCGAGCTCGACCCCGGCGCGCCGGTGCCGCCGACGGAGAAGACCTCGGTGCACCTGGCCAGGAAGTACGGCGGCGGGCCCGGGCAGATCGCCGAGATGACCCGGCGGGTGGCCGAGACGGCGCAGGCGCAGGGCCTGGACTACCGGCTCGACGACACGATGCACGTCGCCACCCGGGACGCCCACCGTCTCCTGCACCTGGCGCTGGAGAGCGGGGGCGCCGCGCAGCAGGGCGCCCTGAAGGAGCGGCTGTTGGAGGACTATTTCGTCAGGGCGCTGGACGTCAGCGACCACGCCGTCCTGCGGGCGGCCGCGACCGAGGTGGGGCTGGCGGAAGCAGAGGTGGACCGCGTGCTGACGACGCAGGCCTACCACCGCGAGGTGTCGGCCGACATCGAGCAGGCGCGGGCCTACGGCGCCAACGGGGTGCCGTTCTTCGTGGTCGACGGCCGCTACGGCATCTCCGGCGCGCAGCCGATCGAGGTCTTCGCCGGCGCGCTGCAGCAGGCCTGGGCGGAGTCCCACCCGCAGCTGACCACCATCGCCGGTGGCGCGGACGCCGAGGCGTGCGGCCCGGACGGCTGCGAGGTCCCGCAGCGGCCCTGA
- the purM gene encoding phosphoribosylformylglycinamidine cyclo-ligase translates to MTDQPITYASAGVDVHAGDRAVELMKESVRRASRPEVLGGLGGFAGMFDASALKGMRHPVLASSTDGVGTKVAIAQAMDVHDTIGQDLVGMVVDDIVVSGAEPLFMTDYIACGKVVPERIAAIVSGIARGCELAGVALVGGETAEHPGLLDPDEYDVAGAATGVVERDEVLGPHRVQEGDVVLALASSGLHSNGYSLVRRVFAAAGWGWDRHVEELGRTLGEECLEPTRIYSRPLLELARADLGLHALSHVTGGGLAANLARVLPAGVLATVERCWTPPAIFGLVQEQGRVELGDLEQTLNMGVGFVAVLAPEGVERAVQMLAGHGIEAWAVGAVTGPDAARHDAPVVQGAKGVDGGAVQMVGSYPTS, encoded by the coding sequence ATGACCGACCAGCCGATCACCTACGCCAGCGCCGGCGTGGACGTCCACGCCGGTGACCGCGCGGTCGAGTTGATGAAGGAGTCGGTGCGCCGGGCGAGCCGGCCCGAGGTGCTGGGCGGGCTGGGCGGGTTCGCGGGGATGTTCGACGCGTCAGCGCTGAAGGGCATGCGGCACCCGGTGCTGGCCTCCTCGACCGACGGGGTGGGAACCAAGGTGGCGATCGCCCAGGCGATGGACGTGCACGACACGATCGGCCAGGACCTGGTGGGGATGGTGGTGGACGACATCGTGGTCAGCGGGGCTGAGCCGCTGTTCATGACCGACTACATCGCCTGTGGCAAGGTCGTGCCGGAGCGGATCGCCGCGATCGTCTCCGGCATCGCCCGCGGCTGCGAGCTGGCCGGCGTCGCGCTCGTGGGCGGGGAGACTGCCGAGCACCCAGGGCTGCTCGACCCGGACGAGTATGACGTGGCCGGCGCCGCGACCGGTGTCGTGGAGCGGGATGAGGTGCTCGGCCCCCATCGGGTGCAGGAGGGCGACGTGGTGCTGGCCCTGGCCTCCTCCGGGCTGCACTCCAACGGCTACTCACTGGTGCGGCGGGTCTTCGCTGCGGCCGGTTGGGGGTGGGACCGGCACGTCGAGGAGCTGGGCCGGACCCTGGGGGAGGAGTGCCTGGAGCCGACGCGGATCTACAGCCGCCCGTTGCTGGAGCTGGCCAGGGCGGATCTCGGCCTGCACGCGCTCTCGCACGTCACCGGCGGCGGCCTGGCCGCGAACCTGGCCCGCGTGCTGCCGGCGGGCGTGCTGGCGACCGTAGAGCGCTGCTGGACACCGCCGGCGATCTTTGGCCTGGTGCAGGAGCAGGGCCGGGTGGAGCTGGGCGACCTCGAGCAGACCCTCAACATGGGGGTCGGGTTCGTCGCCGTCCTCGCCCCCGAGGGGGTAGAACGGGCGGTGCAGATGCTGGCCGGGCACGGGATCGAGGCGTGGGCCGTGGGGGCAGTCACGGGGCCTGACGCCGCCCGGCACGATGCGCCCGTGGTCCAGGGTGCGAAAGGCGTCGACGGCGGCGCGGTGCAGATGGTCGGGTCCTACCCGACGTCCTGA
- a CDS encoding AI-2E family transporter translates to MTTTEPTGAAAARPTWLRLEATIAWRMLLIAAAALLVIWLGLQVTVIAIAAFVAFTQAALLWPVVGRLERHLPRAPATLLVVAVYAAGIAALAWFTLIQMLDAGPRIFDAVAGSLTEANDWFLERGWELPPEFVDNVQGQLQSRLGDIAAGLGGYARTTLAGLGSTLTVVVVALFATIFALIGGKTMTQGIVGAVPGSRQLPAFAAIRDAVTTARWWMFASTVTGAVDGIFIGMGLYLLGVPLAVPIGLLTFILGFIPMIGATVAGAVAVAVALFFNGVTTAIWVLLIVLAVQQIEGNVLSPLLMSRAMEFPPLLTLLLSTAGGIALGLPGLFLAVPIAGILTAAVRGWRRELPPELRAAKGIGAHPSPPFEELAARAAPRPRPGGAEQQTGQHAEPGPEQPDPPSGASADADRAPESPGAQPSSERRSHQDGGGSARHTLEPPDRPKTEGTP, encoded by the coding sequence GTGACCACGACCGAGCCCACGGGGGCCGCCGCTGCCCGCCCGACGTGGCTGCGTCTGGAGGCCACCATCGCCTGGCGGATGCTGCTGATCGCTGCGGCGGCGCTGCTGGTCATCTGGCTCGGTCTGCAGGTCACGGTCATCGCGATCGCGGCCTTCGTCGCCTTCACCCAGGCAGCGCTGCTGTGGCCGGTCGTCGGCCGGCTCGAGCGGCACCTGCCACGGGCGCCGGCCACGCTGCTCGTCGTCGCGGTCTACGCCGCCGGCATCGCCGCCCTGGCCTGGTTCACCCTCATCCAGATGCTCGACGCCGGGCCGCGGATCTTCGACGCCGTCGCGGGCAGCCTCACCGAGGCCAACGACTGGTTCCTGGAGCGGGGCTGGGAGCTGCCGCCGGAGTTCGTGGACAACGTGCAGGGGCAGCTGCAGAGCCGGCTGGGCGACATCGCCGCCGGGCTGGGCGGGTATGCCCGCACCACGCTGGCCGGGCTGGGTTCGACCCTCACCGTCGTGGTGGTCGCGCTCTTCGCCACCATCTTCGCGCTCATCGGCGGCAAGACCATGACGCAGGGCATCGTCGGCGCGGTCCCCGGCAGCCGGCAGCTGCCGGCCTTCGCGGCGATCCGGGACGCGGTCACCACCGCCCGCTGGTGGATGTTCGCCTCGACCGTCACCGGCGCGGTCGACGGGATCTTCATCGGGATGGGCCTGTACCTGCTCGGCGTGCCCCTGGCCGTCCCCATCGGGCTGCTCACCTTCATCCTCGGCTTCATCCCGATGATCGGCGCGACGGTGGCCGGCGCCGTCGCGGTGGCCGTCGCCCTCTTCTTCAACGGCGTGACGACCGCGATCTGGGTCCTGCTCATCGTCCTGGCCGTCCAGCAGATCGAGGGCAACGTCCTCTCCCCGCTGCTGATGAGCCGGGCCATGGAGTTCCCGCCCTTGCTGACCCTGCTGCTTTCCACCGCCGGCGGCATCGCCCTGGGCCTGCCCGGGCTCTTCCTTGCCGTGCCCATCGCAGGCATCCTCACCGCGGCCGTCCGGGGCTGGCGCCGCGAGCTGCCGCCGGAGCTGCGGGCCGCCAAGGGGATCGGCGCCCACCCCTCGCCACCGTTCGAGGAGCTGGCCGCCCGGGCCGCACCCCGGCCGCGCCCGGGTGGGGCCGAGCAGCAGACCGGACAGCACGCCGAACCGGGGCCCGAGCAGCCCGACCCGCCATCCGGCGCCAGCGCTGACGCCGATCGTGCGCCGGAGAGCCCCGGCGCCCAGCCGTCGAGCGAGCGGCGCAGCCACCAGGATGGAGGCGGATCGGCACGGCATACCCTGGAGCCGCCCGACCGCCCGAAGACCGAGGGGACTCCATGA
- a CDS encoding DUF3073 domain-containing protein yields the protein MGRGRAKAKQIKVARKLKYSTPETDLTALERELRASRGEPSEGYSPVEDDAGEDNDTHASYDADDDQDDYGSWTGNGHR from the coding sequence ATGGGGCGCGGCCGAGCCAAGGCAAAGCAGATCAAGGTTGCCCGGAAGTTGAAGTACTCGACTCCGGAGACCGACCTCACAGCACTCGAACGCGAGCTTCGAGCATCACGAGGAGAGCCCAGCGAGGGCTACTCCCCGGTCGAGGACGACGCTGGCGAGGACAACGACACCCACGCGTCCTACGACGCGGACGACGACCAGGACGACTACGGGTCCTGGACCGGCAACGGCCACCGCTGA
- a CDS encoding sterol carrier family protein — MPPRRRTDPADGEQAVAAWLAAQTGVPRTVLATAVRYTLEELASVAPGRSVEVRVPPFAAVQCVEGPRHTRGTPTNVVETDPQTWLGLATGQLAWADAEASGALRASGQRADLTAYLPVLPEAMI; from the coding sequence ATGCCGCCCCGTCGCCGTACCGACCCCGCCGACGGCGAGCAGGCCGTCGCCGCGTGGCTGGCCGCGCAGACCGGGGTGCCCCGCACGGTGCTGGCCACCGCGGTCCGGTACACCCTGGAGGAGCTGGCCAGCGTGGCCCCCGGACGGTCGGTCGAGGTCCGGGTGCCGCCCTTCGCGGCCGTGCAGTGCGTGGAGGGGCCACGGCACACGCGCGGCACCCCGACCAACGTCGTCGAGACCGACCCGCAGACCTGGCTCGGGCTGGCCACCGGCCAGCTGGCCTGGGCCGACGCGGAGGCGAGCGGTGCCCTGCGTGCGTCGGGTCAGCGGGCCGACCTCACGGCATACCTCCCGGTCCTCCCCGAAGCCATGATCTGA
- a CDS encoding selenium-binding family protein, protein MTDIDLSVDDRFLYVSCFGTGRAIQLDVSDPMNPVKVGEIQLGGIMSRASHPAAPDLPLAGAPQMVEVSRDGTRVYWTNSLYGAWDDDFYPDGVGAWMALAHIDTEHGGMRLDERFFPHGEDFRGNRVHQTHLEGGDASSDSYCYS, encoded by the coding sequence GTGACCGACATCGACCTCTCGGTCGACGACCGTTTCCTCTACGTCTCCTGCTTCGGCACCGGCCGGGCGATCCAGCTCGACGTCAGCGACCCCATGAACCCCGTCAAAGTCGGCGAGATCCAGCTCGGCGGGATCATGTCCCGCGCGTCCCACCCGGCCGCCCCGGACCTGCCCCTCGCGGGGGCGCCGCAGATGGTCGAGGTCAGCCGGGACGGCACGCGGGTCTACTGGACCAACTCGCTCTACGGCGCCTGGGACGACGACTTCTACCCCGACGGGGTGGGCGCCTGGATGGCGCTGGCGCACATCGACACCGAGCACGGGGGTATGCGGCTGGACGAGCGGTTCTTCCCGCACGGCGAGGACTTCCGCGGCAACCGCGTGCACCAGACCCACCTGGAGGGCGGCGACGCCTCCAGCGACTCCTACTGCTACAGCTAA
- a CDS encoding TIGR03086 family metal-binding protein, with the protein MADLTSSMARQVLGAAAAGVSDVVRLLPPGATDEVWSRPTPCADWDLRTLLNHLTVEHLWVPRLLAAETLAEVGDDYDGDMLGSDPPAAWEDAITRSLLAWAQVDDETVPIQMSFGPVTRHEYAQQMVVDLVVHGWDLARAAGLPYDPSPAAVQEALDYERPRLEGGQGWPGIFGQALPAPEDSTDLLDEALALTGRDPRWGR; encoded by the coding sequence ATGGCTGACCTCACCTCATCGATGGCCCGGCAGGTGCTGGGCGCGGCGGCCGCCGGCGTCAGCGACGTGGTGCGGTTGCTGCCGCCCGGCGCCACCGACGAGGTATGGAGCCGCCCGACACCGTGCGCGGACTGGGACCTGCGCACCCTGCTGAACCACCTGACCGTGGAACACCTGTGGGTCCCGCGGCTCCTGGCGGCAGAGACCCTCGCCGAGGTCGGTGACGACTACGACGGCGACATGCTGGGCTCCGACCCACCCGCCGCCTGGGAAGACGCGATCACCCGCTCGCTGCTGGCCTGGGCGCAGGTCGACGACGAGACGGTGCCGATCCAGATGTCGTTCGGGCCGGTGACCCGGCATGAGTACGCCCAGCAGATGGTCGTGGACCTCGTCGTGCACGGCTGGGACCTCGCCCGTGCGGCTGGCCTGCCCTACGACCCTTCCCCGGCCGCGGTCCAGGAGGCTCTGGACTACGAGCGTCCCCGGCTGGAAGGGGGTCAGGGCTGGCCGGGCATCTTTGGCCAGGCCCTGCCCGCGCCGGAGGACAGCACCGACCTGCTGGACGAGGCGCTCGCCCTCACCGGGCGTGACCCACGCTGGGGCCGCTGA
- a CDS encoding arginine deiminase, which produces MTLHVGNEVGTLRRVIVHRPGLEMHRLTPENREQYLFDEILWVERAQQEHDHFVQVMQQRGVEVLHLADLLRETIAVPEARAHVLDHSLDERHFGPLAAGAVREMFEGMDDAELTTYLIGGITKAEVLERISSPQSLVVEQLTAHEALMSPLPNHLFARDTSAWIYGGVAVNSMHKKARRRETVHYDAIYRYHPMFAQAGMQWWSHGIDSGPATAEGGDILVLGNGVVVVGLSERTTAQGVERLARRLLASGEVTAIIALDMPKARAVMHLDTVLTMVDEESFTRYVGLPDLPSWTLTAGDEVDGELQLVVTRHAPEDMDKVIARALGLERLRILAADQDPRAAAREQWDDGCNLLALEPGVVLAYARNTVTNDYLRGLGIEVLEIDGGELGRGRGGPRCMSCPIERAPL; this is translated from the coding sequence ATGACGCTGCACGTCGGCAACGAGGTCGGAACGCTGCGCCGGGTCATCGTGCACAGGCCCGGGCTGGAGATGCACCGGCTCACCCCGGAGAACCGGGAGCAGTACCTCTTCGACGAGATCCTCTGGGTCGAGCGCGCGCAGCAGGAGCACGACCACTTCGTGCAGGTGATGCAGCAGCGCGGGGTCGAGGTGCTGCACCTAGCCGACCTGCTGCGCGAGACGATCGCCGTGCCCGAGGCGCGAGCGCACGTGCTCGACCACAGCCTGGACGAGCGGCACTTCGGCCCCCTGGCGGCCGGTGCGGTCCGCGAGATGTTCGAGGGGATGGACGACGCGGAGCTGACCACCTACCTCATCGGCGGGATCACCAAGGCTGAGGTGCTGGAGCGGATCTCCTCCCCGCAGTCACTGGTGGTCGAGCAGTTGACGGCGCACGAGGCGCTGATGTCGCCGCTGCCCAACCACCTCTTCGCCCGCGACACCTCGGCGTGGATCTACGGCGGGGTCGCGGTCAACTCGATGCACAAGAAGGCCCGGCGGCGCGAGACCGTCCACTACGACGCCATCTACCGCTACCACCCGATGTTCGCCCAGGCCGGTATGCAGTGGTGGAGCCACGGCATCGACTCCGGCCCGGCGACGGCCGAGGGCGGCGACATCCTCGTCCTGGGCAACGGGGTGGTCGTCGTCGGCCTCTCCGAGCGCACCACGGCCCAGGGCGTGGAGCGGCTGGCGCGGCGGCTGCTGGCCAGCGGCGAGGTGACCGCGATCATCGCCCTGGACATGCCCAAGGCCCGCGCCGTGATGCACCTGGACACCGTCCTGACGATGGTCGATGAGGAGTCCTTCACCCGCTACGTCGGCCTTCCGGACCTGCCCTCGTGGACGCTCACCGCCGGTGACGAGGTCGACGGCGAGCTGCAGCTGGTCGTCACCCGGCATGCGCCGGAGGACATGGACAAGGTCATCGCCCGAGCCCTCGGGCTGGAGCGGCTGCGCATCCTCGCGGCCGACCAGGACCCCCGTGCCGCCGCCCGCGAGCAGTGGGACGACGGGTGCAACCTGCTGGCGCTCGAGCCTGGCGTCGTCCTCGCCTACGCCCGCAACACCGTCACCAACGACTACCTGCGCGGCCTGGGCATCGAGGTGCTGGAGATCGACGGGGGCGAGCTCGGCCGTGGCCGCGGAGGCCCCCGGTGCATGTCCTGCCCCATCGAGCGCGCCCCCCTCTGA
- a CDS encoding TIGR03885 family FMN-dependent LLM class oxidoreductase, with protein sequence MTRIGFHASHEQISPRQLLADVQHAERAGFQMAMCSDHLAPWSTRQGHSGYTWSWLGAALATTELELGCVSAPGQRYHPVVHAQRIATLGQMFPGRFWAALGSGQNMNEHVTGDPWPRKEIRTQRLEECVDVIRRLLAGETVSHDGLIRVHEAQIWERADPVPPLLAPAITVESAGRVAAWGEGLVTLNQPIEVLRDLLAAYREAGGAGPAALQVHLSWAPRQEEAERIAHDQWRSNVFDEPVDSDTAQPVAFDIMSEHVSMDAVHEAVKVSADLEQHVEWLQEYAELGFDDLYLHFVGQQQDEFIDVFAEQVLPKVVPRAGAAAR encoded by the coding sequence ATGACCCGGATCGGCTTCCACGCCTCGCACGAGCAGATCTCGCCCCGCCAGCTGTTGGCCGACGTCCAGCACGCCGAGCGTGCCGGCTTCCAGATGGCGATGTGCTCCGACCACCTCGCCCCCTGGAGCACGCGGCAGGGGCACTCCGGCTACACCTGGTCCTGGCTGGGTGCCGCCCTGGCGACCACCGAGCTGGAGCTGGGCTGCGTCAGCGCCCCCGGCCAGCGCTACCACCCGGTCGTGCACGCCCAGCGCATCGCCACCCTGGGGCAGATGTTCCCCGGCCGGTTCTGGGCGGCGCTGGGCAGCGGGCAGAACATGAACGAGCACGTCACCGGCGACCCGTGGCCACGCAAGGAGATCCGCACGCAGCGGCTGGAGGAGTGCGTGGACGTCATCCGTCGGCTGCTGGCCGGTGAGACCGTCTCCCACGACGGCCTGATCCGCGTGCACGAGGCGCAGATCTGGGAGCGGGCGGACCCCGTGCCCCCGCTGCTCGCCCCCGCGATCACGGTGGAGTCGGCCGGCCGCGTCGCCGCCTGGGGCGAGGGTTTGGTCACCCTCAACCAGCCGATCGAGGTGCTGCGCGACCTGCTCGCCGCTTACCGTGAGGCCGGCGGCGCCGGCCCCGCTGCGCTCCAGGTGCACCTGTCCTGGGCGCCGCGCCAGGAGGAGGCCGAGCGGATCGCCCACGACCAGTGGCGCAGCAACGTCTTCGACGAGCCGGTCGACTCCGACACCGCGCAGCCGGTCGCCTTCGACATCATGTCCGAGCACGTCTCGATGGACGCGGTGCACGAGGCGGTCAAGGTCTCCGCCGACCTCGAGCAGCACGTCGAGTGGCTGCAGGAGTATGCCGAGCTGGGGTTCGACGACCTGTACCTGCACTTCGTGGGTCAGCAGCAGGATGAGTTCATCGACGTCTTCGCCGAGCAGGTGCTGCCGAAGGTCGTGCCGCGGGCAGGCGCAGCGGCCCGCTGA
- a CDS encoding IMPACT family protein: protein MEPTTLRTVAAPVVVSLEEKRSVFECWLRPVGDETAARAVVEEARSTHWDARHHCSAFVLGPGGSTVRSNDDGEPGGTAGMPMLEALTGAGLTDVVAVVTRWFGGTLLGTGGLVRAYGGAVREAVGQAAILVRQQLQLLQVATTPDLTGRLEHDLRAQDVQILDVLWGAGDVVLLVGVPAERVDQVRGEVARLTSGAGLVDEVGTRWVDLPPGSSG from the coding sequence GTGGAGCCGACAACCCTGCGCACGGTGGCCGCCCCGGTCGTGGTGAGCCTGGAGGAGAAGCGCTCGGTCTTCGAGTGCTGGCTGCGGCCGGTGGGTGACGAGACCGCCGCGCGGGCGGTCGTAGAGGAGGCGCGCAGCACGCACTGGGACGCCCGCCACCACTGCTCGGCGTTCGTCCTGGGGCCAGGTGGGTCAACGGTGCGCAGCAACGACGACGGTGAGCCGGGGGGCACCGCCGGTATGCCGATGCTCGAGGCGCTCACCGGCGCCGGGTTGACTGACGTGGTCGCCGTGGTGACGCGCTGGTTCGGCGGCACGCTGCTCGGCACGGGTGGGCTGGTCCGTGCCTACGGGGGAGCCGTGCGGGAGGCGGTGGGCCAGGCCGCGATCCTGGTCCGTCAGCAGCTGCAGCTGTTGCAGGTGGCGACCACGCCGGACCTCACCGGGCGGCTGGAGCACGACCTGCGAGCCCAGGATGTGCAGATCCTCGACGTGCTCTGGGGCGCCGGGGACGTCGTCCTGCTGGTCGGGGTGCCGGCCGAGCGGGTCGATCAGGTGCGCGGCGAGGTGGCGCGGCTGACGTCCGGGGCCGGGTTGGTGGACGAGGTCGGCACCCGCTGGGTGGACCTCCCGCCCGGGTCGTCCGGCTAG
- the purF gene encoding amidophosphoribosyltransferase → MARPDGRLSHDLLPGERLPQDACGVFGVWAPGEEVAKLTYFGLYALQHRGQEAAGIATSDGQRLVVYKDVGLVSQVFDESALASLPGHLAVGHCRYSTTGRNSWENAQPTLGGTADHTVALTHNGNLINTAELRDRLAEALGGDLSRSRGEVGRGNTTDTALVTGLLTCDPDIPLETAALRVLPLLRGAFSLVFCNETTLYAARDPQGVRPLVLGRLERGWVVASETAALDIVGASVVREIEPGELIAIDENGLRSQRFAEPAPKRCVFEWVYLARPDTTIAGREVYDSRVEMGRRLAAEHPVEADMVMPTPESGTPAAIGYAEASGIPFGHGLVKNAYVGRTFIAPSQTIRQLGIRLKLNPLRDVIKGKRLVVVDDSIVRGNTQRALVRMLREAGAAEVHVRISSPPVRWPCFYGIDFATRAELIATGLAVEDIRASIGADSLGYISEEGMVAATEQDRSALCTACFSGDYPITLPSRDQLGKDVLELQFAAVHDEVDVTDVGTLDQQATSGR, encoded by the coding sequence GTGGCACGACCTGACGGACGGCTCTCGCACGACCTCCTGCCCGGTGAGCGTCTGCCCCAGGACGCCTGCGGGGTCTTCGGGGTATGGGCCCCCGGCGAGGAGGTCGCCAAGCTCACCTACTTCGGCCTCTACGCGCTGCAGCACCGCGGCCAGGAGGCGGCCGGCATCGCCACCAGCGACGGCCAGCGGCTCGTGGTCTACAAGGACGTGGGCCTGGTCAGCCAGGTCTTCGACGAGTCCGCACTGGCCTCCCTGCCCGGCCACCTGGCCGTCGGCCACTGCCGCTACTCCACGACCGGGCGCAACTCGTGGGAGAACGCCCAGCCCACCCTGGGCGGCACCGCGGACCACACGGTCGCGCTGACCCACAACGGCAACCTCATCAACACCGCCGAGCTGCGTGACCGGCTCGCCGAGGCGCTCGGCGGCGATCTGAGCCGCTCTCGCGGAGAGGTTGGCCGCGGCAACACCACCGACACCGCGCTCGTCACCGGTCTGCTCACCTGCGACCCGGACATTCCCCTGGAGACCGCCGCGCTGCGGGTGCTGCCGCTGCTGCGTGGCGCCTTCAGCCTGGTCTTTTGCAACGAGACGACCCTGTATGCCGCCCGCGACCCTCAGGGAGTGCGCCCCTTGGTCCTGGGCCGGCTGGAGCGTGGCTGGGTGGTCGCCTCCGAGACCGCCGCGCTGGACATCGTCGGGGCCTCGGTCGTGCGCGAGATCGAGCCCGGAGAGCTCATCGCCATCGACGAGAACGGCCTGCGCAGCCAGCGGTTCGCCGAGCCGGCGCCCAAACGTTGCGTCTTCGAGTGGGTCTACCTGGCCCGCCCGGACACCACGATCGCCGGCCGGGAGGTCTATGACAGCCGGGTCGAGATGGGCCGCCGGCTGGCGGCCGAGCACCCGGTCGAGGCCGACATGGTCATGCCCACCCCCGAGTCCGGCACCCCCGCGGCCATCGGCTACGCCGAGGCCTCCGGGATCCCCTTCGGTCACGGCCTGGTGAAGAACGCCTACGTCGGCCGCACCTTCATCGCCCCCTCGCAGACGATCCGGCAGCTGGGGATCCGGCTCAAGCTCAACCCGCTGCGTGACGTCATCAAGGGCAAGCGGCTGGTGGTGGTCGACGACTCGATCGTGCGCGGCAACACCCAGCGGGCGCTGGTGCGGATGCTGCGGGAGGCCGGGGCGGCGGAGGTGCACGTCCGGATCTCCTCCCCGCCGGTGCGCTGGCCGTGTTTCTACGGCATCGACTTCGCCACCCGGGCCGAGCTCATCGCCACCGGCCTGGCGGTCGAGGACATCCGCGCCTCGATCGGGGCCGACTCGCTGGGCTACATCTCCGAGGAGGGGATGGTCGCGGCCACGGAGCAGGACAGGTCGGCGCTGTGCACGGCCTGCTTCAGCGGCGACTATCCGATCACGCTGCCCAGTCGCGACCAGCTCGGCAAGGATGTGCTGGAGCTGCAGTTCGCGGCGGTGCACGACGAGGTGGACGTCACCGACGTGGGCACCCTGGACCAGCAGGCGACATCCGGACGGTGA